In the Flavisolibacter tropicus genome, one interval contains:
- a CDS encoding arylesterase: protein MVFLFFIILLSSCSDKSTNNKAKSKEPEAANNTAKTKAKTILFYGNSLTAGYGVEPSQAFPALIQQKIDSMNLSYKVVNAGVSGETSSGGNSRIDWILKQPVDVFVLELGANDGLRGIPVTETKKNLQSIISKVKAKYPHVKLVLAGMQVPPNMGQTYARSFQSIYPELAQANNMALIPFLLQGVGGEAKLNQQDGIHPTPEGHQIVAANVWQIVKGIL from the coding sequence ATGGTATTCCTATTTTTTATTATCCTACTTTCTTCTTGTAGCGATAAGTCAACTAATAATAAGGCAAAGTCTAAAGAGCCTGAAGCCGCAAATAATACTGCCAAAACTAAAGCCAAAACCATTCTTTTTTATGGTAATAGCTTAACAGCAGGTTATGGTGTAGAGCCTTCCCAGGCCTTTCCGGCTCTTATCCAACAAAAGATTGATTCAATGAATTTATCCTACAAAGTGGTAAATGCAGGTGTGAGTGGTGAAACTTCTTCCGGAGGGAATAGCCGTATTGATTGGATTCTGAAACAGCCTGTTGATGTATTTGTATTAGAATTGGGTGCAAATGACGGCTTGAGAGGAATTCCTGTTACTGAAACAAAAAAGAATTTGCAGTCGATCATTAGTAAGGTAAAAGCAAAGTACCCTCATGTCAAATTAGTATTGGCTGGTATGCAGGTACCACCCAATATGGGGCAGACCTATGCCCGTTCATTTCAAAGTATTTATCCTGAATTGGCTCAGGCTAACAATATGGCATTGATTCCATTTCTACTTCAAGGTGTAGGCGGAGAAGCAAAACTAAACCAGCAGGACGGTATTCATCCAACTCCAGAAGGACACCAGATTGTAGCTGCTAATGTTTGGCAGATCGTGAAGGGTATTTTATAA